Genomic segment of Catenibacterium mitsuokai:
AAAATCGAGCTGACCGCTTACGATGACCTGTTTGAAACAGACCAGAGCCGTGAAGAAGCGAAGCTCAGTAAGATAAGGGATATTCCCATTTCAGAAATTGACGAGTTCCCAGACCACCCGTTTAAGGTTTTCATAGACGAGGATATGGAGCAGCTTGTCGATAGTATTAAACGAAATGGTGTAATGACCCCTGCGACTGTTCGGCTCAAAGAGGACGGACGGTATGAGCTTATCAGCGGACACAGGCGGAAAAAGGCGTGTGAGCTTGCAGGATTGGAAACGCTGAAATGCGAGGTTAAGGATTTAAGCCGTGAAGAAGCCATTATTGTAATGGTGGAGAGCAACTTGCAGAGGTCAACGATTCTACCGAGTGAGAAAGCCTTTGCCTATAAAATGCGGCTTGAAGCAATGAAGCGGCAAGCAGGCAGACCCCCGAAAGAAAATGCGTCGCCATTGGCGACTAATTTACCGAAAGGTCGTTCCGATGAAGAATTGGGCGAACTTGTAGGAGAAAGCAAAGACCAGATACGCCGCTATATCCGCCTTACCGAGCTTGTTCCCGAAATTCTGCAAATGGTCGATGACAGGCAGATTGCTTTTCGTCCTGCGGTGGAAATCTCTTATCTGCCCGAAGAGCAGCAATACACTCTGCTTGAAGCGATGGAGTACAGCGACGCTACCCCGTCACTTGCACAGGCTATCAAAATGAAGAAGTTTATGCAGGATGATAAGCTCACGGACGAGGTTATTCAATCCATTATGGAGGAGGAAAAACCAAACCAGAGGGAGAAGCCTGCCTTTCGTGATGAACGGATAATCAAGCTCATCCCCAAGTCTATTCCCAGAGGGCAGG
This window contains:
- a CDS encoding ParB/RepB/Spo0J family partition protein; the protein is MARSKETKIELTAYDDLFETDQSREEAKLSKIRDIPISEIDEFPDHPFKVFIDEDMEQLVDSIKRNGVMTPATVRLKEDGRYELISGHRRKKACELAGLETLKCEVKDLSREEAIIVMVESNLQRSTILPSEKAFAYKMRLEAMKRQAGRPPKENASPLATNLPKGRSDEELGELVGESKDQIRRYIRLTELVPEILQMVDDRQIAFRPAVEISYLPEEQQYTLLEAMEYSDATPSLAQAIKMKKFMQDDKLTDEVIQSIMEEEKPNQREKPAFRDERIIKLIPKSIPRGQESDFVVKALEFYNRHLQRSKDRER